One stretch of Bordetella avium DNA includes these proteins:
- a CDS encoding FAD-binding oxidoreductase — protein MNAPSHPESLRRPVPAACLDALKAIFGDRFSVSAAVREHHGRDESPYPPMLPDAVVFAHTTQEVAELARVCNEYLVPLIPYGSGSSLEGQLLAIQGGISLDLSQMNQVLSVNAEDLTATVQAGVTRKQLNEEIRNTGLFFPIDPGADASLGGMAATRASGTNAVRYGTMRENVVSLTVVTADGRIVRTSGRARKSSAGYDLTRIFVGSEGTLGIITEVTIRLYPQPEAVSAAVCNFPNLDAAVQSVIEIIQMGVQVARVEFMDAAAVKAVNLYSKLTLRETPMLVFEFHGSPAGVQEQAETVQAITSEHGGMDFEWAERPEDRNRLWTARHNAYFAGLQLRPGCRASTTDVCVPISRLADCVRDTVDELDRASFPYTIVGHVGDGNFHVLMLLDSESEAEWQESETINHNLVRRAIAADGTSTGEHGVGLHKMQFMVEEHGEDALALMRSLKHAFDPNNILNPGKIFSW, from the coding sequence ATGAATGCTCCCTCGCATCCCGAATCCCTGCGTCGTCCTGTGCCTGCTGCCTGCCTGGATGCGCTGAAGGCGATTTTCGGTGATCGCTTTTCGGTGTCGGCCGCTGTGCGCGAGCATCACGGCCGGGATGAGTCGCCTTACCCGCCCATGTTGCCGGATGCCGTTGTGTTCGCGCACACGACGCAAGAGGTAGCTGAGCTTGCCCGTGTCTGTAATGAATATCTCGTTCCTCTGATTCCTTACGGATCCGGCTCGTCGCTGGAGGGTCAGTTGTTGGCCATCCAGGGGGGCATCAGCCTCGATCTCTCGCAGATGAATCAGGTGCTGTCGGTCAATGCCGAAGACCTTACTGCGACGGTGCAGGCCGGCGTGACGCGCAAGCAGCTTAACGAAGAAATCCGCAATACGGGCCTGTTCTTTCCAATCGATCCGGGCGCCGACGCCAGTCTGGGTGGCATGGCCGCCACGCGCGCTTCAGGCACCAATGCGGTTCGTTACGGCACCATGCGCGAGAACGTCGTATCGCTTACGGTGGTGACTGCCGATGGCCGCATCGTGCGTACGTCTGGCCGGGCGCGCAAGTCTTCCGCCGGTTACGACCTCACGCGCATTTTCGTGGGTAGCGAAGGCACGCTGGGGATCATCACGGAGGTTACGATCCGGTTGTATCCGCAACCAGAGGCCGTGTCGGCCGCCGTTTGCAATTTCCCCAATCTGGACGCTGCCGTACAGAGCGTTATAGAAATCATCCAGATGGGTGTGCAGGTCGCGCGAGTCGAGTTTATGGATGCGGCAGCCGTCAAGGCAGTCAATCTCTATAGTAAGCTGACGCTGCGCGAAACGCCCATGCTTGTGTTCGAGTTCCACGGCAGCCCGGCGGGAGTGCAGGAACAGGCCGAAACCGTGCAGGCCATCACCTCCGAGCATGGCGGCATGGATTTCGAATGGGCGGAACGGCCTGAGGATCGCAACCGTCTCTGGACGGCGCGACACAATGCCTATTTCGCCGGCCTGCAATTGCGACCGGGATGCCGTGCCAGCACGACCGATGTCTGCGTGCCGATTTCGCGCCTGGCCGATTGCGTGCGTGACACCGTCGATGAGCTGGATCGCGCCAGCTTCCCGTACACCATCGTAGGCCACGTCGGAGATGGGAATTTCCACGTGCTGATGCTGCTGGACAGCGAAAGCGAGGCCGAGTGGCAGGAATCCGAGACCATCAACCACAACCTGGTTCGTCGTGCGATTGCTGCCGATGGCACGAGTACTGGCGAGCATGGCGTGGGTTTGCACAAGATGCAGTTCATGGTCGAGGAGCATGGCGAGGATGCCCTCGCCCTGATGCGCAGCCTGAAGCATGCCTTCGATCCCAACAATATTCTCAACCCCGGCAAGATTTTTTCCTGGTAA
- a CDS encoding FAD-linked oxidase C-terminal domain-containing protein, whose product MTPLIAAGLSPIQAPFSQRELVQVLRTVLPHHCVLYREEDTRPYECDGLSLYRALPAVVALPETEAQVCQVLRVCKRLNVPLVARGAGTGLSGGAMPHKQGVLLGLSKLNRIKRIDPDAGVAVVEPGVRNLSISEAAAPFGLYYAPDPSSQIACSIGGNVAENAGGVHCLKYGLTVHNVLKLRVVTIDGEVVELGGDAPDAPGPELLPLFIGSEGMLGVVTEVTVKLIPKPACAQVVMASFASVEAAGNAVTQIIAAGIIPAGLEMMDRQATHMVEPFVQAGYDLDAQAILLCESDGTPEEVAHEIGRMEEVFRAAGATRSQVSESEAERLRFWAGRKNAFPAAGRVSPDYYCMDGTIPRRHLAQVLNAIEHMEDEFGLRCANVFHAGDGNLHPLILFDSNKPEEVERADKFGAAILELCVQVGGTVTGEHGVGIEKINQMCVQFSREELDAFFEVKRAFDPPGLLNPEKMIPTLARCAEYGKMHVHAGALRFPDLARF is encoded by the coding sequence ATGACTCCACTCATTGCAGCCGGCCTGAGCCCTATCCAGGCGCCGTTTTCTCAGCGCGAGCTGGTTCAGGTCTTGCGGACTGTTCTGCCGCATCACTGTGTGCTGTACCGCGAGGAGGATACGCGGCCTTATGAGTGCGATGGCCTGTCTTTGTATCGTGCGCTGCCGGCGGTCGTGGCGCTGCCCGAAACCGAGGCGCAGGTGTGCCAGGTATTACGAGTCTGTAAACGCTTGAATGTGCCCTTGGTGGCCCGGGGTGCGGGTACGGGCCTGTCGGGCGGCGCGATGCCGCATAAGCAGGGTGTGCTGCTCGGTTTGTCCAAGCTTAATCGCATCAAGCGCATTGATCCTGACGCCGGTGTAGCCGTCGTCGAGCCGGGGGTGCGTAATCTGTCCATTTCGGAGGCTGCCGCACCGTTCGGTCTTTATTACGCACCCGATCCCTCCAGCCAGATCGCCTGTTCGATAGGCGGTAACGTGGCAGAGAATGCGGGTGGCGTGCACTGTTTGAAGTATGGGCTTACCGTACACAATGTGCTCAAGCTGCGGGTGGTGACAATTGACGGCGAGGTAGTGGAGTTGGGCGGCGATGCCCCTGATGCGCCGGGGCCCGAGTTGCTGCCTCTGTTTATCGGTTCCGAGGGTATGTTGGGGGTCGTGACCGAGGTCACGGTCAAGCTCATACCCAAGCCGGCCTGCGCACAGGTGGTGATGGCCAGCTTCGCCAGTGTGGAGGCTGCGGGTAATGCCGTAACCCAGATCATTGCCGCGGGCATTATCCCTGCTGGTCTGGAAATGATGGACCGGCAAGCCACGCATATGGTCGAGCCGTTCGTGCAGGCCGGCTACGATCTCGACGCGCAGGCAATATTGCTCTGCGAGTCTGACGGCACGCCAGAAGAGGTCGCGCACGAGATCGGGCGCATGGAAGAGGTATTCCGGGCGGCGGGAGCAACACGATCTCAGGTGTCCGAGTCCGAGGCTGAGCGTTTGCGCTTCTGGGCCGGCCGCAAAAACGCCTTTCCTGCGGCGGGACGCGTCTCGCCAGATTATTACTGCATGGATGGCACGATTCCGCGCCGGCATCTGGCCCAGGTGCTCAATGCCATCGAGCATATGGAAGACGAGTTTGGCCTGCGTTGCGCCAATGTCTTCCATGCGGGCGATGGGAATCTCCACCCCCTGATTCTGTTCGACTCCAATAAGCCGGAAGAGGTGGAGCGGGCCGACAAGTTCGGCGCGGCCATCCTCGAATTGTGTGTTCAGGTCGGCGGTACCGTGACGGGAGAGCACGGCGTGGGCATAGAGAAAATAAATCAGATGTGCGTGCAGTTTTCGCGTGAGGAGTTGGACGCTTTTTTCGAGGTCAAGCGCGCCTTCGATCCGCCTGGCTTGTTAAACCCCGAGAAGATGATTCCGACGCTGGCGCGCTGTGCCGAGTACGGCAAGATGCATGTGCATGCAGGTGCGCTGCGCTTTCCCGATCTGGCTCGTTTCTGA
- the glcE gene encoding glycolate oxidase subunit GlcE: MKFVLAELCDQVLTAHAAHKSVFIAGGGSKHFYGNTSALRESHFVLDMTAYRGIVSYYPSELVVTVRAGTPLAELESILADRGQMLAFEPPHFNDRATVGGCVAAGLAGPRRVASGGVRDYVLGARLLDSQGRWLSFGGEVMKNVAGYDVSRLLSGSLGIFGAIVEVSLKVVPLPAAELTLQGQASQAEALQCFARWRALPLPITASAWVPDTEAGEGGRWLARLSGAPVALQAARGRMGGEVLESVEARTFWRSLREQTHVFFQAGTPLWRLAVAPVSPPLALGPMLLEWGGGQRWLSAREDARLVREVAQAAGGHATLFRARGAAVPDDGVFHPMAPGVAQITRRLKHALDPAGLFNPGRMTPDL, encoded by the coding sequence ATGAAGTTTGTGCTGGCGGAGTTGTGCGATCAGGTCTTGACGGCGCATGCGGCCCATAAGTCGGTGTTCATCGCCGGGGGCGGCAGCAAACACTTTTATGGCAATACGTCTGCGTTGCGCGAAAGTCATTTCGTACTCGACATGACGGCCTATCGCGGCATCGTGAGCTATTACCCATCGGAGCTCGTGGTGACTGTGCGAGCGGGGACGCCGCTCGCCGAGCTGGAGTCTATCTTGGCCGATCGGGGCCAGATGCTGGCGTTTGAGCCTCCGCATTTTAATGATCGCGCAACGGTGGGCGGCTGTGTCGCGGCAGGGCTGGCTGGTCCGCGCCGCGTCGCCAGCGGCGGCGTGCGGGATTATGTGCTGGGCGCCCGTTTGCTTGATTCGCAGGGCCGCTGGCTCTCGTTCGGCGGAGAGGTCATGAAGAACGTGGCGGGTTATGACGTTTCGCGCCTGTTGAGCGGCTCGCTCGGTATTTTTGGTGCCATCGTGGAGGTTTCGCTCAAGGTCGTGCCCCTGCCGGCAGCCGAGTTGACCTTGCAGGGGCAGGCTTCGCAGGCAGAGGCCTTGCAGTGCTTCGCGAGATGGCGTGCGCTGCCGCTGCCTATAACGGCCAGTGCATGGGTTCCCGACACCGAGGCAGGAGAGGGGGGGCGATGGCTGGCGCGCCTATCAGGCGCACCCGTCGCGCTCCAGGCGGCGCGAGGGCGCATGGGGGGCGAAGTGCTGGAAAGCGTCGAGGCCAGGACGTTCTGGCGTTCTCTCCGCGAGCAAACGCACGTCTTTTTTCAGGCAGGCACGCCACTCTGGAGGCTTGCGGTGGCTCCTGTCTCGCCGCCGTTGGCGCTCGGGCCGATGTTGTTGGAGTGGGGCGGTGGCCAGCGCTGGCTGAGCGCCCGCGAAGATGCCCGCCTGGTGCGTGAGGTAGCACAGGCTGCCGGCGGACATGCCACGTTGTTTCGTGCCCGGGGTGCTGCAGTGCCGGACGACGGCGTCTTTCATCCCATGGCGCCGGGCGTGGCGCAGATTACACGCCGGCTCAAGCATGCGCTGGACCCTGCCGGTCTGTTCAATCCTGGCCGCATGACGCCGGACCTCTAG
- the glcF gene encoding glycolate oxidase subunit GlcF, giving the protein MQTELASWARGTDLGREVDAMLRRCVHCGFCSATCPTYQVLGDERDSPRGRIYLIKQVMEGASPTQATQTHLDRCLTCRNCETTCPSGVEYGHLIDLGRKVVDARVRRTWPDRLRRRLLRKSMNSSWFGPVMRLAQAVRPMLPAALKRKVPVRRPAGPVPEGVRHARQVLMPLGCVQASMMPAIDAATIRVLDAVGVGAMLLTGSGCCGAVNFHLDAQDAALAQMRSNIDAWWPLLNEGGVEAIVMNASGCGGTVKDYAHHLRHDPDYADKAVFVVSRVKDVAELLAPHAKGLAERLGPAPRAVFHPPCTLQHWQGLRALNEQLLADLGFTLQPFADSHLCCGSAGTYSVLNPLLSQTLRDRKLAALSDAQTDVIMSANMGCIAHLQGGTRIPVHHWIEVLDERLSSPRQA; this is encoded by the coding sequence ATGCAAACCGAACTTGCTTCCTGGGCGCGCGGTACGGATCTTGGTCGGGAGGTAGACGCCATGTTGCGCCGCTGCGTGCATTGTGGCTTTTGCAGCGCGACTTGCCCGACTTATCAGGTGTTGGGAGATGAGCGCGACAGTCCACGCGGACGGATTTATCTGATCAAGCAAGTGATGGAAGGGGCGTCGCCGACCCAGGCGACCCAAACCCATCTGGATCGCTGCCTGACATGCAGGAACTGTGAAACGACCTGTCCCTCGGGGGTCGAGTACGGGCATTTGATCGATCTGGGCCGCAAGGTGGTGGATGCGCGGGTGCGCCGTACCTGGCCTGACCGCTTGCGTCGGAGGCTGTTGCGCAAGAGTATGAACTCGTCTTGGTTCGGGCCCGTGATGCGGCTGGCCCAGGCTGTCAGGCCGATGCTGCCAGCGGCGCTCAAGCGAAAAGTGCCCGTGCGTCGCCCGGCAGGGCCTGTGCCTGAGGGAGTGCGTCATGCGCGGCAGGTGTTGATGCCTCTGGGCTGTGTGCAGGCAAGCATGATGCCGGCTATCGACGCGGCTACGATTCGGGTGCTGGATGCCGTAGGGGTCGGCGCAATGTTGCTGACTGGCTCAGGTTGCTGCGGCGCGGTCAATTTTCATCTGGATGCGCAGGATGCCGCCTTGGCGCAGATGCGTAGCAATATTGATGCTTGGTGGCCGTTGTTGAACGAGGGCGGTGTGGAAGCCATCGTCATGAATGCCTCGGGCTGCGGCGGTACCGTCAAGGACTATGCGCATCATCTGCGCCATGATCCGGACTACGCCGATAAAGCGGTGTTTGTGGTGTCCAGAGTAAAGGATGTGGCCGAGTTGCTGGCTCCGCATGCGAAGGGGTTGGCAGAGCGTCTGGGGCCTGCGCCGCGTGCTGTGTTTCATCCCCCCTGCACCTTGCAGCATTGGCAGGGCCTGCGCGCGCTCAACGAGCAGTTGCTGGCTGACCTGGGGTTCACCTTGCAGCCCTTTGCCGATAGCCATTTGTGTTGCGGTTCGGCGGGTACGTATTCAGTCCTGAATCCGCTGCTTTCCCAGACCTTGCGTGATCGTAAGCTCGCGGCACTGAGTGATGCCCAGACCGATGTCATCATGTCGGCCAATATGGGCTGCATTGCCCACTTGCAAGGGGGCACTCGAATACCCGTGCATCACTGGATCGAGGTGCTTGATGAGCGTCTGAGTTCGCCACGCCAAGCTTAA
- a CDS encoding NAD(P)(+) transhydrogenase (Re/Si-specific) subunit beta: MISLNLVTLFYLIASVCFIQALKGLSHPASSRRGNAFGMAGMLIAVLTTAALIIGLSGDNGAGAGAGAGLGRVLLGLLIGGAIGTLMARRVEMTKMPELVAFMHSMIGLAAVAIAVAVVTEPHAFGIAAAGSPIPMGNRLELFIGTFVGAITFSGSVIAFGKLSGKYKFRLFQGAPVTFKGQHSLNLLLAILMLACGFWFMGSQAWTPFVIMTLLAFMLGVLIIIPIGGADMPVVVSMLNSYSGWAATGIGFSLNNPMLIIAGSLVGSSGAILSYIMCRAMNRSFFNVILGGFGGKTAQAPNEQIQRPVKSGSPEDAAFLLANAESVIIVPGYGLAVARAQHALKELADKLVAKGVTVKYAIHPVAGRMPGHMNVLLAEAEVPYDQVFEMDEINGEFGQTDVVLVLGANDVVNPAAKNDPSSPIAGMPILEAYKARNVIVNKRSMAAGYAGLDNELFYMDRCMMIFGDAKKVVENMGKAID, translated from the coding sequence ATGATCTCGCTCAATCTGGTCACGCTGTTCTATCTGATCGCCTCGGTATGCTTTATCCAGGCGCTCAAGGGTCTTTCACATCCGGCCAGTTCACGCCGGGGCAATGCTTTCGGCATGGCAGGCATGCTCATCGCCGTGCTGACCACGGCTGCGCTCATCATCGGGCTGTCCGGCGACAATGGCGCTGGCGCTGGCGCTGGCGCCGGCCTTGGCCGGGTCTTGCTGGGGCTGCTGATCGGTGGCGCTATCGGCACGCTGATGGCGCGCCGCGTCGAAATGACCAAGATGCCGGAACTGGTCGCCTTCATGCACAGCATGATTGGCCTGGCTGCCGTAGCCATCGCCGTGGCCGTGGTGACCGAACCCCACGCCTTTGGTATTGCCGCAGCGGGTTCACCCATCCCCATGGGCAACCGCCTTGAGCTTTTCATCGGCACCTTTGTCGGTGCGATCACCTTTTCCGGATCAGTGATCGCATTCGGAAAACTGTCTGGGAAATATAAATTCCGGCTGTTTCAAGGAGCGCCCGTCACCTTTAAAGGGCAGCACTCGCTCAACCTGCTGCTGGCCATTCTGATGCTGGCTTGCGGCTTCTGGTTCATGGGCAGCCAGGCCTGGACACCCTTTGTGATCATGACACTGCTAGCCTTCATGCTGGGCGTGCTGATCATCATCCCCATCGGCGGGGCGGACATGCCCGTGGTCGTGTCCATGCTCAACAGCTATTCCGGCTGGGCTGCGACCGGCATCGGCTTCTCGCTCAACAACCCCATGCTCATCATCGCGGGATCTCTGGTGGGGTCTTCTGGCGCCATCCTGTCATACATTATGTGCCGCGCCATGAACCGCTCGTTCTTTAATGTCATTCTGGGCGGCTTCGGGGGCAAAACGGCGCAGGCGCCCAACGAGCAGATCCAGCGGCCCGTCAAGTCAGGCAGCCCGGAAGACGCGGCCTTTCTGCTGGCCAATGCCGAGAGCGTCATCATTGTGCCTGGCTACGGGCTGGCGGTAGCGCGCGCGCAGCATGCGCTCAAAGAGTTGGCGGACAAACTCGTGGCCAAAGGCGTTACCGTCAAATACGCGATTCATCCGGTGGCCGGGCGCATGCCCGGCCACATGAACGTGCTCCTGGCCGAAGCCGAAGTACCCTACGATCAGGTGTTCGAGATGGATGAAATCAACGGTGAATTCGGCCAGACGGACGTCGTGCTCGTGCTGGGCGCCAACGACGTCGTCAACCCAGCCGCCAAGAATGATCCGTCTTCGCCTATCGCCGGCATGCCCATTCTGGAGGCCTACAAAGCCCGCAACGTCATTGTGAACAAGCGTTCGATGGCCGCCGGCTATGCCGGGCTGGACAACGAATTGTTTTACATGGACCGCTGCATGATGATTTTCGGCGATGCCAAAAAAGTCGTGGAAAACATGGGCAAGGCAATAGATTAA
- a CDS encoding NAD(P) transhydrogenase subunit alpha, protein METISPTLINLIIFVLAIYVGYHVVWNVTPALHTPLMAVTNAISAIIIVGAMLAAALTEGSLGRAMGVLAVTLAAVNVFGGFLVTRRMLEMFRKRSTKENGP, encoded by the coding sequence ATGGAAACGATCAGCCCCACCCTGATCAACCTGATCATCTTTGTGCTGGCCATTTACGTCGGGTACCACGTCGTGTGGAATGTCACGCCCGCCCTGCACACTCCTCTCATGGCAGTAACCAATGCCATCTCGGCCATCATCATCGTCGGCGCGATGCTAGCCGCCGCCCTCACCGAGGGCAGCCTTGGACGCGCCATGGGCGTGCTTGCCGTGACCCTAGCCGCGGTGAATGTCTTCGGCGGATTCCTGGTCACTCGCCGCATGCTGGAGATGTTCCGCAAGCGCTCCACCAAGGAGAACGGCCCATGA